Within the Chloroflexota bacterium genome, the region AGGGCGCGAAGCGCGAAAACCATTTGACACTTGGGCGCAGGCAGCGGATAATGGCACAACACTTCGCGGCAGCGGAGGTTGCGCATGATCGCGTTTGTGCTGAGCGGCGGGGGGAACCGCGGGGCGCTGGAGGTGGGGGCGCTGCAGGCGCTGTTCGGCCACGGCATCCAGCCCGATATGCTGGTGGGCACGTCGGCGGGGGCCATGAATGCGGCGTTCATCGCTGCCGATCCCAGCCCGGTGGGCGCGCTGACGCTGGGTGGGCTGTGGAAGTCGCTGCGCCGCTCCGACGTGTTCCCTGGCAATCCTGTAACGATGGCGTGGCGCGTACTCACGAAGCAGGACGGCTTGATGTCCAGCGCCCGCCTGCGCGACCTGGTCATTCGGAACCTGCCGCCTGGGGTTATGCGGTTCGCCGACCTGCGCGTGCGGCTGTACACGACGGCCGCCGACCTCAACACCGCCACGCTCTACCTGTTCGGCGACGACCTTTCGGCGCTGATCGTGGACGCGGTCATGGCCAGCGCCTCGCTGCCCGTTACGTTTCC harbors:
- a CDS encoding patatin-like phospholipase family protein, producing MIAFVLSGGGNRGALEVGALQALFGHGIQPDMLVGTSAGAMNAAFIAADPSPVGALTLGGLWKSLRRSDVFPGNPVTMAWRVLTKQDGLMSSARLRDLVIRNLPPGVMRFADLRVRLYTTAADLNTATLYLFGDDLSALIVDAVMASASLPVTFPPYMYHGAQLVDGGIVANVPIEIAMAKGATEIYAIDLGYSGETVPEVHGLVDIIQRMLTTLIYQQLLDDLEEAAGNPAVALHHIRIPAFHGISMWDFGHAEEMIRAGKEITEAYLANPQPLTVALAEYATSVRESARALPGATVYRPRRPRRRI